Proteins encoded within one genomic window of Mesorhizobium sp. AR10:
- a CDS encoding class I SAM-dependent methyltransferase, whose protein sequence is MPLNAELQLDEYSLVTTRLMKKYAATSDETVDADELRDRTAQLALVLDLAYQAFVRHKPPGSIVGRLAGRLHKLRRQVAPAVWQKLIPLAQQHRVAEYLIQDPFTRWSVEKPRGYSGDASLLDIYYKHPIADEIVASSTALGRQIYAYTTEAASSVAGRERRDVLARTVDETASRVERAEVLAIACGHLREAERSEALANRQLQRWIGLDQDPVSVTTVNHDFAGTAVTALDGSVRGILRRAYALGTFDLVYASGLYDYLPRAIGVRLLQRAMELVKPGGEFLFANFSDEITTDGYMETFMDWPLILRSADDMWDIINAAIGRGSLEVQVSYGSNRNIVYGKIRKTDF, encoded by the coding sequence ATGCCGCTCAACGCAGAATTGCAACTCGACGAATACAGCCTCGTCACTACGAGGCTGATGAAGAAGTATGCCGCGACATCTGACGAGACTGTCGATGCCGACGAGCTGAGGGACAGGACGGCCCAGCTCGCATTGGTGCTGGATCTCGCTTATCAAGCTTTTGTGCGGCACAAACCGCCCGGGTCAATCGTCGGTCGTTTGGCTGGGAGACTCCATAAGCTTCGTAGACAGGTTGCCCCCGCGGTCTGGCAAAAACTCATTCCTTTGGCTCAGCAACATCGTGTCGCCGAATACTTGATCCAAGATCCGTTCACGCGCTGGTCGGTCGAAAAGCCGCGCGGGTATTCGGGTGACGCAAGCCTGCTGGACATTTACTACAAGCACCCCATTGCCGACGAGATCGTAGCTTCGTCGACCGCGCTTGGCCGGCAGATTTACGCCTACACCACTGAAGCAGCCAGTTCGGTGGCGGGGCGCGAGCGGCGGGACGTACTAGCCAGGACGGTGGACGAAACGGCCAGTAGGGTGGAGAGAGCGGAGGTACTGGCGATCGCCTGCGGCCATCTGCGAGAAGCCGAACGCTCCGAAGCGTTAGCCAACCGTCAACTGCAACGTTGGATCGGCCTCGACCAGGATCCCGTCAGCGTAACCACGGTGAACCACGACTTTGCCGGCACGGCAGTAACAGCGCTCGACGGCTCGGTACGCGGCATTCTTCGCCGCGCCTACGCGCTTGGTACATTTGATCTCGTCTACGCATCGGGGCTTTACGACTACCTGCCGCGTGCCATCGGCGTCCGCCTGCTTCAAAGAGCCATGGAACTGGTCAAGCCTGGTGGCGAATTCCTGTTTGCCAATTTCAGCGATGAAATCACGACAGATGGCTACATGGAGACCTTCATGGATTGGCCACTCATTCTACGTTCGGCTGACGATATGTGGGACATCATCAATGCCGCCATTGGCAGGGGTTCCCTCGAAGTCCAAGTATCTTATGGATCGAACCGGAATATCGTTTACGGGAAAATCCGGAAGACCGATTTTTGA
- a CDS encoding putative bifunctional diguanylate cyclase/phosphodiesterase produces MQLTEDVAQKVVAAIGRPRWHSADPTLLAMFLQKDVDENRRLVRLGIGAAVFSYVAYGLFDWFLFPDIADRLVLTRVTLGIASLGLVEFIARRGFALATLHLVAALAIVAGAVGWLVAALGTNHQAALSHFMVFGTVFILGANLFFNFRFWLSAISSATVTVSFICGALFFLHTDIAGRIVLSAYFANCLVLSLYLSWRLSLERYQTFLHALRAQIQEQAAIKKGQKLTEIADTDPLTGMKNRRAIIREFSDLRNDWAADDDEIGLILIDVDYFKRFNDGLGHQAGDDCLIKLAHVLSETAASNNAIAARYGGEEFVVLCRVTGRPHLHEVTQQFCRAIEDLHIYHPDRGDKLNIVTISAGASLTRADQSIELRILLQEADRALYASKFAGRATFTIYDPHATDRDRSSENLSELLKLAVSNQLISVAYQPICDLASGRVLGHETLMRVCDFDGTMISPSVFIPVAEHTGAIVELGTWLIDRACSDMVEYGLGSVVTANVSVLQLKAPNFSLRVTEILGRHGLAPQKLAIEITEGSDIFLEAQAVRNMERLRTLGVQIWLDDFGTGFAGLTWLRRFKFDVVKIDRSFLHDCQTSRGLSLLQDMVGLLRNLDHAVLAEGVETEEQQMLLQRIGVHSMQGFLTGRPVPIEEVNQIRPGLVA; encoded by the coding sequence ATGCAACTGACCGAGGACGTTGCCCAGAAGGTGGTCGCAGCGATTGGGCGCCCGCGGTGGCATTCGGCCGATCCGACACTTTTAGCAATGTTCCTACAGAAGGATGTCGATGAAAATCGCAGGCTCGTGCGATTGGGTATCGGGGCTGCTGTATTTAGTTATGTCGCATATGGCCTCTTCGATTGGTTTCTTTTTCCGGATATCGCCGATCGGCTTGTTTTGACCCGCGTAACCCTAGGGATAGCCTCCCTGGGACTTGTCGAGTTTATCGCCCGACGAGGCTTCGCTCTTGCCACTTTGCATCTCGTGGCAGCGCTCGCGATTGTAGCCGGCGCAGTCGGATGGCTTGTGGCCGCTCTCGGGACAAACCATCAGGCGGCGCTGTCCCACTTCATGGTTTTTGGCACAGTATTTATTCTTGGTGCGAATTTATTCTTCAACTTCCGTTTCTGGCTTTCAGCTATCTCATCGGCGACGGTGACCGTAAGCTTCATATGCGGCGCGCTTTTCTTCCTTCATACCGACATCGCGGGCCGGATCGTGCTGTCGGCCTATTTCGCGAACTGCCTGGTGTTGTCGCTTTATCTTTCCTGGCGACTTAGCTTGGAGCGGTACCAAACTTTCCTGCACGCACTTCGAGCACAAATTCAGGAGCAGGCTGCCATTAAAAAGGGGCAAAAGCTGACGGAAATAGCGGATACGGATCCGCTCACGGGAATGAAAAATCGGCGGGCGATCATTCGAGAATTCTCGGATTTGCGCAACGACTGGGCGGCAGACGACGACGAGATTGGTCTCATTCTGATCGACGTCGACTACTTCAAGAGATTCAATGACGGACTTGGTCATCAGGCCGGCGATGATTGCCTGATCAAACTCGCCCACGTCCTTTCCGAGACGGCGGCTTCGAACAATGCCATTGCGGCCCGCTACGGCGGCGAAGAATTCGTTGTCCTCTGCCGGGTCACCGGACGGCCTCATCTTCATGAGGTAACGCAGCAGTTTTGTCGCGCTATAGAGGATTTGCATATCTACCACCCTGATCGGGGCGACAAGCTCAACATTGTCACGATCAGCGCCGGAGCCTCGTTGACGCGCGCCGATCAGAGCATAGAACTTCGAATCCTACTGCAGGAAGCTGACCGCGCACTCTATGCGTCCAAGTTTGCGGGTCGGGCCACGTTCACAATTTACGACCCGCATGCTACCGACCGAGACCGCTCCAGCGAAAATCTTTCAGAACTGCTGAAGCTGGCAGTTTCCAACCAACTCATTTCTGTCGCCTATCAGCCAATTTGTGACCTGGCGTCTGGACGGGTGCTCGGTCATGAGACGCTTATGCGCGTGTGCGACTTCGACGGCACCATGATCAGTCCGTCCGTATTCATACCCGTTGCCGAGCATACCGGTGCGATAGTGGAACTGGGTACGTGGTTAATTGATCGAGCCTGCAGTGACATGGTGGAATACGGATTGGGCTCGGTCGTTACAGCGAACGTATCGGTTCTTCAGCTCAAGGCCCCCAATTTTTCATTGCGGGTCACCGAGATCCTCGGTCGGCATGGCCTTGCGCCACAGAAACTGGCCATCGAGATCACCGAGGGCAGTGACATCTTTTTGGAGGCGCAAGCCGTAAGAAACATGGAGCGGCTGCGAACCCTGGGCGTTCAGATCTGGCTGGATGACTTCGGAACGGGATTTGCGGGCCTTACATGGCTCCGCCGTTTCAAATTCGACGTGGTCAAGATCGATCGCAGTTTCCTCCACGATTGCCAGACATCTCGTGGCCTAAGCCTGTTGCAGGACATGGTTGGACTTCTACGAAATCTCGACCATGCCGTGCTCGCAGAAGGCGTCGAGACCGAAGAGCAGCAGATGTTGCTGCAGCGCATAGGCGTTCATTCCATGCAGGGCTTCCTCACGGGGCGTCCCGTCCCGATCGAAGAAGTAAACCAAATTAGACCCGGCCTGGTCGCCTAG
- a CDS encoding CHRD domain-containing protein, whose product MRLKHAVFACLVLTSGLTIAAAAQAETITYQADLAGSQESPTNDSGAKGHAVVRFDTDTKRLSWTVEYSGLSGMAMGAHIHGPAAAGTNAGILIPFQTPDKSPITGSAPIDDQGIQYLKDGRLYVNIHTMMHPGGEIRGQLLKSN is encoded by the coding sequence ATGCGACTGAAACATGCAGTTTTTGCTTGCTTGGTGCTGACGAGTGGACTGACGATCGCGGCGGCCGCGCAAGCTGAAACGATCACCTATCAGGCCGATCTTGCCGGCAGCCAGGAAAGCCCGACCAATGACAGCGGCGCCAAAGGCCACGCCGTGGTCCGGTTCGACACCGATACAAAACGCCTATCGTGGACGGTCGAGTATTCCGGTCTTAGTGGGATGGCGATGGGCGCGCATATACATGGCCCTGCGGCAGCGGGCACCAACGCCGGTATCCTCATCCCGTTCCAAACCCCGGACAAGAGCCCAATCACGGGGTCCGCGCCAATCGATGACCAGGGCATCCAGTATTTGAAGGATGGGCGGCTATACGTCAACATCCACACAATGATGCATCCGGGTGGCGAGATTCGGGGCCAGTTGCTCAAATCCAACTGA
- a CDS encoding EAL domain-containing protein, whose product MNLRWPGLFKLMLILACMLVFLAGGHFVASALIASQQERQLEDLTHVALRRSQTAIDFGAEAIVELAAKGAMHCDPGSLQTVRLRVYEHGAVKDIRAVDGNGTVLCSAYSETLEFDNGWATRDTMQRAADPTLRVFKVEQFFGVALGVMKDVDAKNGIVAILSIGNSLFDIMPAELRDRSQVMLELGDGQVIADSRTDPQQALAGDVMTISVASDRYPIRTTLRVERQALAGWDQQPYLPILAIAAVLGLAFSAMLARLMGRPPNPIQDIDRAIAANEFRPYLQPIFDLESRMIVGAEILARWVKSDGTVLPPSRFIELAEEVDRIEPITWQLLSAALRDLQQTLKQDKAFRLSLNIAPRHFMKSDFIGNLRRLVNDAGVATRQITLEITEREAFVNLDDAARVVAEVRYFGFKVAIDDVGIGHSGLSQIQRLGANTLKIDKFFVDCIGKDASAAVVVEMLARMAVGISMDVVAEGIEFEEQAQALLKCGITRGQGYLVSPPLPAPAFLDMFAKRNALATNGRPAAKIA is encoded by the coding sequence ATGAACCTGCGCTGGCCGGGTCTTTTCAAATTGATGCTGATCCTGGCCTGCATGCTGGTGTTTCTGGCAGGCGGGCACTTTGTCGCGTCGGCTCTGATTGCAAGCCAGCAGGAAAGGCAGCTTGAAGACCTCACGCATGTCGCGCTGCGCAGATCGCAGACCGCCATCGATTTCGGGGCCGAGGCGATCGTTGAACTTGCGGCCAAGGGAGCCATGCATTGCGACCCCGGCTCGTTGCAAACGGTGCGCCTGCGTGTCTACGAGCATGGTGCGGTCAAAGATATCCGCGCCGTCGACGGCAACGGCACGGTGCTATGTTCAGCCTATTCCGAGACACTGGAATTCGACAATGGTTGGGCGACGCGCGATACGATGCAGCGGGCGGCTGACCCGACGCTCAGGGTTTTCAAGGTCGAGCAATTCTTTGGCGTCGCGCTGGGGGTGATGAAAGATGTCGATGCCAAGAACGGCATCGTGGCCATTCTCAGCATCGGCAATTCGCTGTTCGACATCATGCCTGCAGAGCTGCGGGATCGCAGCCAGGTGATGCTGGAGCTTGGCGATGGCCAAGTCATTGCGGACTCTCGTACTGACCCCCAACAGGCTCTGGCTGGCGATGTGATGACCATCTCGGTCGCCTCGGACCGCTATCCAATCCGCACAACATTGCGTGTCGAGCGCCAGGCGCTCGCGGGTTGGGACCAGCAGCCTTATCTCCCTATCCTGGCAATCGCCGCCGTGCTTGGCCTCGCCTTCAGCGCCATGCTGGCGCGTCTCATGGGCCGTCCGCCGAACCCGATTCAGGACATCGACCGGGCTATCGCCGCAAATGAATTCCGACCTTATCTACAGCCTATCTTCGATCTCGAAAGTCGCATGATCGTCGGCGCCGAGATCCTTGCCCGCTGGGTGAAGAGCGACGGCACGGTGCTTCCACCGTCACGCTTCATCGAGCTTGCCGAGGAAGTGGACCGCATCGAACCGATCACCTGGCAGTTGCTAAGTGCTGCCCTGCGCGACCTCCAGCAGACGCTCAAGCAGGACAAGGCTTTCAGGCTCTCGCTCAACATTGCCCCACGCCATTTCATGAAGTCGGATTTCATCGGCAATCTGCGCCGGCTGGTCAACGATGCCGGCGTGGCGACACGCCAGATAACGTTGGAGATCACCGAGCGCGAGGCTTTCGTCAATCTCGACGATGCGGCACGTGTCGTGGCGGAAGTTCGATACTTCGGCTTCAAGGTCGCCATCGACGACGTCGGCATCGGCCACAGCGGGCTCTCGCAGATCCAGCGCCTCGGCGCCAACACACTGAAGATCGACAAGTTCTTTGTCGACTGCATCGGCAAGGACGCCTCGGCGGCGGTGGTTGTGGAAATGCTGGCGCGCATGGCTGTCGGCATATCGATGGACGTCGTTGCCGAGGGCATCGAATTCGAAGAGCAGGCGCAAGCCTTGCTCAAATGTGGTATCACCCGCGGGCAAGGCTACCTTGTGTCTCCGCCGCTGCCAGCCCCGGCGTTCCTTGACATGTTTGCAAAACGCAACGCACTGGCAACTAACGGGCGGCCTGCCGCCAAGATCGCCTAA
- a CDS encoding FAD binding domain-containing protein, which yields MRYIRPLSIEDAVGQLAGSDGTAAILAGGSDLLVRMKGGFIEPDLIVDIKAIDGFSEIRETAEGFSIGAAVPCAVLGENKTLKEAWPGVVEAAKLIGSKQVQGRCTIVGNLCNASPAADSVPALVAAGARAVIVGPGGKRTIPVGSVPTGPGKTSLVKGEIIEAILLDKRAPRSGDAYLRFIPRTEMDIAVVSASVNLTLDEHGVVKAARVALGAVAATVLLVEEAAEALIGRTLDEAALERLAKVCFGACRPIDDKRGTVEFRRKVAGVLARRAATTAYARAGGK from the coding sequence ATGCGTTACATACGTCCGCTTTCAATCGAAGATGCCGTTGGCCAGTTGGCCGGCTCAGACGGCACGGCCGCCATTCTCGCAGGAGGCAGCGACCTGCTGGTGAGGATGAAAGGCGGCTTCATCGAACCCGACCTGATCGTCGACATCAAGGCGATCGACGGGTTCAGCGAAATCAGGGAAACGGCGGAGGGCTTCAGCATCGGTGCCGCGGTCCCCTGCGCCGTACTGGGAGAGAACAAAACCCTGAAGGAGGCATGGCCCGGCGTCGTCGAGGCGGCCAAGCTGATAGGTTCCAAACAGGTCCAGGGACGCTGCACAATCGTCGGCAATCTGTGCAACGCGTCGCCGGCGGCCGACAGCGTGCCGGCGTTGGTCGCGGCCGGCGCCAGGGCAGTGATCGTCGGTCCTGGAGGCAAGCGCACGATTCCCGTCGGGAGCGTGCCGACCGGGCCGGGCAAGACGTCCTTGGTCAAGGGCGAGATCATCGAGGCGATCCTGCTCGACAAGCGCGCACCGCGCTCGGGCGATGCCTATCTGCGCTTCATTCCACGTACGGAGATGGATATCGCGGTGGTCAGCGCCAGCGTGAACCTGACGCTCGACGAGCACGGCGTCGTCAAAGCGGCCCGCGTGGCGCTGGGCGCCGTGGCGGCGACGGTGCTGCTGGTGGAAGAGGCCGCCGAGGCCCTTATCGGCAGGACGCTTGATGAAGCCGCCCTGGAGCGGCTCGCCAAGGTCTGCTTTGGGGCCTGCCGCCCCATCGACGACAAGCGGGGCACCGTCGAGTTCAGAAGAAAAGTTGCGGGT